GCAGCAGGGTGCGGCATCTGCTTGtcctgtttaggaggcactggggcccaaacccaggacttccatgtggtaggcaggcacccaactggttgagccacatctgcttccctaacaaTTGCttttgaggatcaaatgagatgacCTTGGAAATGACTGAATAAATGCAAGGGCTCAGAGCTCACTGTTTAAGTTCTTGATTTCAAATACTCTTCATACATTATTTGACcaataaataataaagtatatAGCATTTTTCAAGAACTCTAACACATAGTCATAAGAATATGAGTGTCCgtagtttactgttttgattCAGCCCACTCAAAGCACATATCTGATACCAGATCGAAGAACTTCATTGGCTAAGAGGAGCACAGctgtctttcattttctgttgttCATTTTCAGGAAGTCTCATGCAACTTCCTTTGAAGAATCCCATCTTGCTGGCAGGACCTGCTATCGTAGGTAAGAGACAATCGATGCTTTTCCTGTTGAGGAAGGTAAGCTGTTATCGTGGGTTTCCCAGGGCAGAGCTGATTTCCCGAGAGTGTATTGTTTTCCCTATATGTGTGTGTACCTGCGGAGAGACTGCTGTCCTGATTTTGGGGTCAGGAATTATGGCCACCATTGTGTTCTGGACCATGgttagaagaagaagagaatattCTCAGCtgatccatttgctgtgcatatCCACCCACTGTTGGGGGAGTTTTCTGAGTAACAGTGTCGCACTTACAAATGGCTAGTGGCAAGGAAGCCTCATTTACACAAGATAATAGGGATTCTACAAAATCCGTCATGTGACTAGCCTCTTATTCTCAGCTAGGAAAAATAATTGCTGGACTAACTTATTTTCAGAGCCACATGGTATCTCAGACTCTCCTTTTCTAAAAACAACCTGGACAATACAGGCTGAGGAGGGAAAATTCATTTAATTGCATTTAAAAGGAAACACTGCTTGAGTCCTTTATGGTCCCACCCCAGATTGTCCAGCACCAGCTTCTGTCTCTCTAAGTGATAATTAGGCCTTAGAAGTTGGCTGTGTGATCTCATCCATCAGTTTTTAAAGGGCACCTGGCTTTAAAGACAGGCTCCAGTCTTGTGTGGGGCTTTTGTGGGAGAACTAAGTCTCTCATGTCTAGTGCCTCCTAATCTTGACCTGAAGTGGAGTAAATGTGTTCAGAATGAACAAAATTCTACTGGTTTGCCAACTCTATTGGGGCACCTTTAATTAGGGTCTTCTTTCTGAATGGGCTGCCATTGaaagcttttattttcttaatataactTAATTATTGGAGGGAAATTCTTGACAATTGAGAAGTGATTTAAATGAAACATAATCTGAGTCATTAAACCTTTACCAGCCCCAAAGAGGGGGCCACACAGAGCAAGAGGAAGTGAGGGGAACTTGACTTGGACCTATGTCACTCCAGCGATGTCCAGGGCTAGTTGGATGCTTTCCCTGGTTTTGCTCCTCACCCTTTGAACGGGACTCTGTTCTGAAGGCCATCTTCCCAGGAGGAGGAAGCTGGTCTTCTAGCTAATGGTTACAAGGAATGTCATCTCCCCACCTGAAGTATTCCTCCAGATGCTGTGAGTAAATTCCACATCATTGCTCTTTGTTCAATACCCAGTTTTTGAGCACCTAGTCTAAACCAGGCAACAGGgattcagtaataaaaaagacACAGCGCATGTGCCAAAGGCGTCTTAAAATTATCCTATGCTACAGTTGGGTGGAGGTATTTTAGTTTACAAAGCCCTTTGCCAAACATATTTCATTCAATTGTACAATTATGAAGATGGCAAAGTAGGGATTATTATCCTTACTTTAAAGATAGAGAAGGAGACTTGAGAATTGCAGGGACCTGCTCAGTGTCACAGAGCTGGGGCTAAAACCCAGGGCTTCTGTCTCCACAGCCAGCATACTTTCTACCCACCCAGAAGATAAGAAATGGCCAGGACTTTATCGAGCACAGCCCGTGGGCATGGTTGCAGGTGTACACTGTGTTTTATAGCAAATCTGATGGGTGttgggtatgtgtgtgttttgtgaGCAAGGAACCTATGGTAAAATTGCTGGTAGTGATAAAATCCTGTTGCCCGCAAACCTGTCATTGCTTTGGGTTTCTTGAAGACTTCATCGTGGCCTATTTCACCTGCCTTAGAAGCTGTGATTGGGGCCATCAGAGCAGGAAGGGAGCAATGGGGATCCCAGTGGTGAGAAAGCATTAGGAACGCAAAGTGAGGGTCTTCAGTGGTGGCCCCAAATTCCAAATGCCTTCAGGAGTCTGGAGAAGGGTGAAGtcctgagtgaaataagctgagtggggcatatggcaaACTGGAGAAGAGCATCCCTTTCAAAGGGCACCAGCGTGCAGCTCCAGCCCATGGCTGCTGTGCTGATAATCAGCCCCAGGGTTGCCAGATCTGGAAATGATTTTATCCCAGAGAATCTGCAAATCCAAGTTTTATATAAATTTCTTTGATTATGAAATAGTTTTAGCTAATTGGAACATTTTCAAACTGCTGTGAGCCAAACAAAACTTGTGAAGTTCTCTTTTGCCATGTCTGAGTCGTAACTAAATAGGGTATTTTTAGGAGAAACGTACCAAGGCATGGAGATGTGGACAGGGGCATCTTTATTACTGGCAGGGCCCTGTATCTTCCCACCTTTGTGAGGAGTACAGACAGACTGAAGGAATTAACATATTTTCAGAGTTGGGATATTTGTATGTACATAGTTTAAAAACTACCACTCTTACATGTGACTTGTTTGAATAGCTGCCTTTCTTTTAACAGTAGTTCTCACCTTTCCCAATGTCTGTCCTCTCATAAGTACCCACAGATTGCAAGCTTGGGCCAGGGTTATGCACAAATCCCTGTCCCCTAGCCAACACCCTGCTTCTGTCCTCCCACCCAAGAAAGACCTACTAGGGCCTAAATTAGTGAGAGTGCTAAAAATGTAGGAATGATCCTCAATTAACCTTAATCGATTTATTAAAATTGTAAATCAAACACAAACTTTGGTATTTTACCTAGCATTAGTAATGGGTCATTTGTAACCCAATTCATGACTGTCAGGACAATGTGGTTAAAaactattactttaaaaattagaacTATATATGAGGATATATTGTTAATCTTCCCAGATAGACCAGCACTCTCTGCCTCTGGTATTTTCAGCCAAGGCATTGTTAGCTGGGTTGACTCCTCTATCTCACATGTTTACTTTTAGGGTGTCTGTTAAAAGGATTTTAGGAATGTCATCAGAGACCCTTGGACTGTTGAGATAAGACAAGAGAAATAGAAGACTGCACTCTTCAAAGCAGTCTTCAAAcatcctcacttccctccctggcaatgaggaaCCCCGACTCGGACTGATATTTGGATGATGTTAAGTCAATTTCTCTCCAACCAAATGACAAAATAATGGAATTCCATGTTATCCATGTCCTTTGTTCCATGATTTGATAGAGAAAACACAGAAACTGAACACTAGAACTTTCCCTGATATTTCTTGATTTAGGATGATCTGCTTCATTTCCACCTCATTGGAATATGAAAGTTCAAGCAGTGAGAAtaacactgaagagaaaccatacTCAAGGAAGAACAGAAACAAAGAGGTGACCAGCAATCTGAAATAGTGTCTCGTGGGGAAAGGCGTCTGGGTCTGAAAGGCagactatgacaaaatgagagcAGAAACGAGTCTATTTTTTTCTAGGTTACCATAGGGAACCAACCTAACCTATTTACAAGTGGTCTTAGGGGAAACATCCTTAAATAGCTGTCTTGTCACCATCCTTTTCATCATCTTCCGTGATCACTTTCGGTCTCTCGTCCCTGAGCAGTCTAACACCTGCAAAACAAATCGTAGACCTGCGATTAAGTGCCTCTAATGAAAATATTAGACAGCCTTAAGGCATAGACACAGCACACAAGAGCACAGCAACCCAGAAACCTTTCAGTGCAAAGCTAACTACTAAACCAATGGAGAGAAGAGAAGCTGGGTGGCCTCATTTGGCCTCCCCAGGGGACCTGTGGTTCAGTGGTGACGTGCATCCTGGGAGTCGGCACATGGGAGTTTGAGGCAGTCTTCATCCTCTTCTCTAAGACCTGCTTCTAAGCTTACAGCATAGTAAGATGTAGAGTATGGATTTGGTGGATTCAACTACTTTGGCTTCTAGTTCTGCCACTCACTTAAGGCATGTTGGGCCAGTTAACATTGTCATACCTAAATTTTCTCATCGTTTAAGTGAGGATACTTATTTTGAAGATCAAATAAGGTGCATGTGACGATGCTTAGGACAGAGCCATACCTGCAAGTAACTGATAAGAACAGTTCCTCCTTTCTTTTACTCTTTGCTATATTGTTTTCTTCGTAAAGAAGCTGATATGCTTCATGAAGTCCAAAGTCagaacattttggggacatttggGGAAAATATTGAGCTGAGCCCCTGGACATATCATTTCCAAACATCAGCAGTAGATGATAAAGTTGACATGGTTCAGAGCAAAACGAGAAAATAAGGATGAGTAGTGAGATTTTCATACATATACATGTAGCCATATGGCTACAGTTTAAAAGGCTATTCTTTATTTTGAgatgattctttttcttctttggggggttaaaatatctttttttaaatgtaacttttgGGATGTTAATTGTTTTTTTCAGCATCCttatcaggaaaaataaaaagttgttacCCTTACATTGGGCTCCacaatattttgcttttaaaaggtTATTGGTCTTTGAAATTCAAAAGTCTGAGTGCAGTTTCATGAGCCTACCAGCCCAGAAAACTGAGGAGGTTTGGGTGGTTCTCCTAATCCTCAGAAGTGTGTAAAGTAGGGTCAATTTAATATAAGGGCAAAAGGAAGCTGTGATTCAAAGCCAGTCTTGCATGATTTCTTTCATCCCACAGCATCCTTGCCCTCATTGCCTTGCACCCACCCTCTGTTCATAATTAGAGACTTTTCAGTTCATGAAGAGTTTCATAGAAATTTAAACTTGAAGGAGAGAAGCTGTGCACCACAAGAGATTTTCCTACCAACTGGACTCCATTCAACAGCAGCAAATTACTGAAAACTGTGTGTTGATCTTAATGACTATTCATTTGATTCAGTTCCTAGTTTATTCATATGGGTTCTTTACCaattagctaatatttattgaaagagaaaaataatttcaagaggCTGGTTGAAACTGAGGCTTTTACATAGATCGTTTATGAAACACAGTGGAAGATATTTTCTCTTATACTAGCTTCATAGAGGTTTGGATTTGTATTTGGAATTAACACTGAAATGTAGGGGAGCATAGAGTTAGCTATGCTGAACCACCAAactttccatccttccttccttgatCTTTCTTCAAGGTAAGCCAAATTAGGGTGGATTCAAAATGGGTAAGAGCCTTTACACTCCCAGATTCCAGCCACCTTTCTGGTTGCTTTGGATTCCTTGAAACCTAGTCATGTAAGAActtggagaggggaggggaaggaggcctgggatttcaGGAATGGGAAGGAGCCAAAGTGGACTGGGTTTTCCACAGGGGCACAGGAGACAATTTCAAATGGAAAGTGAACtagaattttatattaatatagctaagCATTAATTTTAATGTCTCATTATGAAAAAAATGTACATGATAGCCCATCAGAATCTTGTTTCACGCGTTATCATTGCTTAGGAAGAGGTACAGGCATAAGTCGATAATATCTATGTGTCATCACTGCATTCTTTTTCTTGATGCTTCATGTCATTGATTTTCCTCATTTGAAGATGACTGAGGTTTGAGAGACTCTGATGTGGTTTAACCCCCTCCTAATCCTCATGCTAATCTATGGGAAGCAGGGTGTCATTGAAGGAATGTAAACTTTAAAACCGGAAAGTTTTGCCTTTTGTGGTCATTCAGCTTTGATCAGGTCTCTGAACCTTTCTGACCCTCAGTTTATTCCTCTGTAAGGCTGGAGAAAAAATAATGTGTATCTCTCACAGGTATGATGTCCCCAGATAGACTTAGGCCAACATCCTTTTATGCTCCAACCACACCTTGCATGAACCTCTTTACAACCAATTTTTACATCACAGGAACCATTAGACAATACATTCTTCTCCCTTCCTAAACTGTGAGATTCTCAAAGGATATTTCTAACATGTAGCTCAGGAATTGGAATGGAATAGGGATTCATTAAATGTCAGTGgctttcccttcttcttctcTTGATATAGGAGAGTTTGAGGAGTTGCTTGGGCTttttgttggagtttgatgtggTTTAAGGCCAAGGCCATCAGTCCATGGTCTCTAAGAGCTGACTGACTTTGCAGCAAGCTGTTTTAGAATCATGGTCCCATCTCAAGGCACCTTCTAAAGCTGGTCACCCACATTACAGGTATGTACTTCTGATCCAAGGAAGCTTGAGCTAAGACAACATCTCTTCTAGAAACAGATGCTCTAATCCCAGCAGGACAAAGAGGTGTCACTTTCAAAGAATGTGTCAGTCCCTTTCCTTTATACAAATATAGAATTTTGAGGTTTGATCTCTGAAGATGCCCAGATGTTTGTAGCTCATGGACCAAATTTCCAGGAGACTCCCCTTCAGTGTTTCCAATCCCATTTTCTTTACTTCGCCTGGTTCGTTTTCCACGGTCCTACTTTAAAGACTCTTTCTCCCTTAAACAGAACTTGATTCCCCAGATCTGACCAATCACAACCAGAGCTTCCTTCCAATACAGGGAGCCAGGGCAAACTGCGGTCTCGTTAGGAGCAAACCTTGGGCTGGCAGGGAAGCCTGCCTGGGAGGACTTCTTATTGAAGGGTTGTTCTGGCAGTTGAAAGTCCTTAAATAAGCTCATTAACCTAGGGGAATGATGGTAGTTAGCAAGAGATTTAGTGGAGAGTGAATCCTTGTCCAGTTTTCACTTGCCAAGGGCTAATGAGGGGGGAATCTCCAGGGTGCATTTGTCTGTGAGTTCCTCTCAACACCCTTATTAGAATCAATGTGAGTCTCTCTAACCATCTGCCGAAGGCTCTCTCCTTATCAGCTTAACTAGCATTTCAATCACTGCCAAATCTTTAGATACTAAAAGCCTCTTCAAAAATAGTTGTTTAGCTAAGATGCTAATAAAAGCTAGGATCATAGAACCAAATCTATAATTGCACATACTTATAGCACCGAGACTTGCTGATTCAAGGAATTCCGTAATGTGTATAGTCTATGGGTGTACTGCTTCCTCCTCCCACCTGGTTTACTCTGCACCATTTgacaaacattttttatttggttgGGAAGCTGCTCTCTCAGGATGTAAATAGTGGCATGTAGGTAGCATCCGTTGCCAGATGGACAGAGCTCAGCACTTTAGGAAGTTCTTTGAATCAGCTGGTTTACATGGAGAGGTGAAACGCTGTGGCTAGGAAAATTCTCACCTTCACAAACAGATTTGACTTCTCTCCAAGAAGGTAAGATTCCATGGAGACTGGAAGGAAACTAACATTTACCAAGGATTTCCAATATGCCAGGAACTGTGCTAAGTGCTCTATAGACTGTATTTATTCTAACGACCCTAGAAATTTATGGTCTTTATTTGATGGATGGAGGAAACAAAGGAGACTCtcatatttatattaatttcccagggccacacacacacatacacacacacctacacacacaaaGCAGGGATCATAGCCAGGCTTTTCTGACTCCACAGCCCCGTTCAGTCTTTGTGCTAGGGTGACTCCCTGCTCATAAATATTTCTTGGCCTCTACTGAGTCTTCCCTAGGACTTCAGTAATGTGCAGAAAAGCATCCGTCTCCATTAGGAAATGTAGAATTGTGATTGCCAGAAAGAATATCAAATCAGCAGATACTTACTGAGCACTGACATGTGCAAGAGATTGGACTAGGCTTTGAGGTCAATGCCAGAAAGAGTCATGGCCCAGTCCATGTGAGTTTATCTAACAAATTGCTGAGGTCAGGCAATTTAAATAGCAGCTGCAATAATAGCAACGACAATAGTAAAGACAAAACGAAAAGAGATGACAATGTTTTGGGTAATTGCACTTCCATGACTAATAAATAGAGAGTGAGTGCAGTATAGAAAGGATCCTTTTGGACTTGGAGGGAGTGGTTGGTAGAGGGTTTGAGCTGGCTGGGCCTTGAAAGGTGGCTGTGACCTGGTCAGAGACCGAGCTTGGGGGACTGTGTGGTAGGCTGGAGGCCCAGGGTAGCTAAGAAGGCACATAATCTACCCTGAGGCAGGTTCAGATGCTCCTAATTGGTCCTTGGTCCACTTCTCTAGAGATGCACCTTCTTATGCTCCCTGCCTCTTTGCCTGGTTCTGCTCCTTAattgaaaatcagaaaatatgtGACCCTGTCCGTACCtctatttttctctcattctattTAGGTCCAACAATCTTTGACAGaggcaaaaaaagaaagggtGGAAAGGCTTATTTAAGTATGTACCATTCTAAGAAAGCATTTCTCATATTGTAGCATACTCTATAGAATTACTAGACTGATAGGCAGAACTAAAAATAAGCTCTATAGTAAGTAGATTGGAGCTGGGTTATAAGAAGTCAAACAGATTCCTTTACTGCAGGACATCTCAGAATCTTTGTTATTCCAATAACATTCTGAATTTCTATTATAGAAATATCACCACTTAATTCTTTCTTCCCATTAAGAAACAGTTGGAATTAACAAAAATTGTGTCTATTGGCTGTTATTCTTGGGTAGTTATACCGAGATCCATGGACCTCTTTCCCAATAGCAAAGCTACTCTGAAAGAAGATAGCATAATGACAAAGAATTATTTGCAGAAAGCTCCTTTGGAATATCATACTGATTTGCTCCCATGTTTCTGTTAGAAATAAAGAACAGCTATGCACTTCATGCCATACATGACGTAAAATGTCTGTGAATAGATATTTCCACTGACCCTACTTTAATGAGATATGTAGGAGTCACTGAAGGCCAACAGGGAGATAATAGAGGGAGGCCTCAGAATCTACCCTCTCTCTGAACAAAGCATTTCACGATGCCCAACTTGGCTGGCTGTGAGTTTTAAGAAAACCTCTCTATTCTGCTTCAGgtccaaatatttatttatctcctccatCTAGACTGCAAACTCAAAGAGGGCAGGGCCTTTTTTCAATGTTGTTATCTGTTGTATTACCAGTACTTGAACAaagcctggcacatagaaggtACCCAATACATATTAATTGGATAAAAGCCAAAAAACTCCCACCTCAGGGCTCTTGAACTTGTTCCCTTGCCTTGAACACTTTGCCCATTTATCCCCATGGcccccttccacattttcttcaGGTCTCTGCCCAAATAGCCCTTCCTCAGAGATGTCTTTCCTGCATCTAAGCAAGCAATTACCATCTCTCTTTCCTCCCCTACCTggctttaattttcttcatagtCTTTATCCTTAGCAGATGTTCTATTATCTATTTATTACTGCCTTTCTCCCAGTACCAGTGTTTAGAATATAGGAGATAGtcaataaatatgtgttaaaGGGTGAGTACAGATTAAGAAGTGGACTTCTGCATGTCccaaacttcttataattttgGCACATTTTTATTGTCTCCGAAGCTTGCATGTAGTTGTTGCTCAGAAAAACTGATCTCTAGAAACGTGTGTttgtatgtgagagagagaggtgagagagagggagggatagaagcagagagaaggagaaagagagggagaaagaaggaagagaaagtgtAAGGGTGGGAGAgttggagggaagaagaggggagagaaagaagagagagaggtgTCACTGAACTGTATTTTCCTCGGGTAGGGTTACATACTCATCATCCCACCATAAATCCCATGGAACTTATAATATAAtagtatataatataatatataatataataaccAAATTTCATTTCTCCCCCAAAGTATTCCTTCTGGATTGCTATAATGCTAAAAGTTCAAATCACAGGATAGTACAATGAAAAATGACCAAGGTTTGAGCACCAAGGTTTGAGCACTCTGCCACATAATAGTGTTTGATCTTCAGCAATTTGACCTATTCATCTATTAATCTAATCACTCAATCATTGATCCAATCAACCAGCCATTCATCCATCAAGCCATTGATTTCAGGCCACACTAGAATTTAGACTGGATGAGAGAGTTAATTAAattctttcacaatttctttACTGTACAGGGAGATAATAGCTACACTTTGGTGTTAttcagttgatttttaaaaagtcatgagaCATGCCTACCCCAGAACCTAACATTTAGTTTGCACTCAATAAACATTAGtacatttctttctttgtcaCTCTCTACCAGTATAATTTATGTGTGTGTGCTATCACATATGCTTATCATGAATATAAATGTCGTATTCCCCAACTGGCACATAGACTTCTCAGGGACAAGGACTGTACCTAATGACCCTTATAACCTAGGGCAGGGTAATAGTTCagtaagactttttctttgatttgACACAAAAGGTAGCTGTTACTatatctcccccaccccacccccctcttcCTCTTTTACTTTGAAGATTTTGTCAGTTCTCCCAGGCTTCTTGGGAGAATCAGCCTCAGCCACTATCCATGGCAGATTTGTGGGGGAGGAAGTAGGAGTGAAGCATGTATTTTAACTCTTCTCAAGGACCCACTGTTGCATGGGCTCAGTGAATTTGACCGGTTCTGCTGAAGCATTGGCAATGTTCTCACCCTCCCCCATCGCCAGGCCAGCCCTTGGAGAGCTGCCAGCGAAGATAAACCAGAAAGACAGCCATAAACGGGACTTCTCGTCGGAGCCGGCTGGTGTGACCCAGCCCGCCGGGCCAGGGCACAGGCCATGCCCGTGGCCCCTCCAGATGGTGAGGCTGCTGGCCTGCTCCCATCACCCGGCACATGCCCTGCCCTTGCTCTTTTACCTGCTGCAAAGGGGGGGATGTGTAGAGCAGGTGTGTCTTTTCTCCTTGGCTTTTTCTGTTCCAGGTCAGTGTTATGAAGAGCTGGATTCATTTTGCCCTTTGGGTGTCTCTCTTGGACATCATATCTTTTAATTAAATGTTCTGAAAGCACACCTGGATGGTTATGGGGACAAAGGAAGAGACAGGATCAAAGACATATGTCCTAATATGTGGGGACTCTGTATACATATTTGTATAATACACACAGCCGGTGAATATAGACAACATAGCTtctctaaattattttaataatagaacTTTCTTTATGCTAAGAATTAGCATTTATCAAGGTTAAGCAGTGGAATATGTTCTGGGCAAAAGGCTTTACATGCAtgatttcattttagttttataaCTTCTGGAGAAATTTCATATTACTACCACCATCACCTCTCTACGTGAGGTAGAGAAATGTGCCCAAGGTAGCACAGCTCATCACTTAATAACTCGCTAAAAGCAACCTCCTGTGAAACTTTCCACAATTCACTGCCCAGACTGAGCTCCCATAGTCCTTATCCAAGAGCCTCCATTGTGACATACTTTTTATTGCATATTTCAGTTATT
This window of the Dasypus novemcinctus isolate mDasNov1 chromosome 5, mDasNov1.1.hap2, whole genome shotgun sequence genome carries:
- the PPP1R17 gene encoding protein phosphatase 1 regulatory subunit 17 yields the protein MMSTEQMQPLELSEDRLDKLDPRCSHLDDLSDQFIKDCDLKKKPRKGKNVQTTQNVESDQKKPRRKDTPALHIPPFIPGVLSEHLIKRYDVQERHPKGKMNPALHNTDLEQKKPRRKDTPALHIPPFAAGVRLLRDERPKVITEDDEKDGDKTAI